From Lepisosteus oculatus isolate fLepOcu1 chromosome 8, fLepOcu1.hap2, whole genome shotgun sequence, one genomic window encodes:
- the pth2 gene encoding tuberoinfundibular peptide of 39 residues, protein MKPVSPPRSAFLFLALVVSTLLPSGYTLPRLRSLRSTRLAPPRIGQDDSSRFRPQLEVLYPSVSLRDWSVQMMSSPGISDPQPKSLRLPGRVWLPFSQSEMESLAQEEDLNKSWPLPWSQQMANEEKRNIVVADDAAFREKSKLLTAMERQKWLNSYMQKLLVVNSQ, encoded by the exons ATGAAGCCAGTTTCCCCACCTCGCTCAGCATTCCTTTTCCTGGCTCTTGTTGTCTCGACCTTGCTGCCTTCTGGTTACACTCTTCCTCGCCTACGCAGCCTGCGCAG TACCAGACTTGCACCTCCTCGAATTGGTCAGGATGATTCTTCCAGATTCCGTCCACAGTTGGAAGTTCTCTACCcttctgtgtctctccgtgattggagtgtccagatgaTGTCATCTCCAGGAATCTCTGACCCCCAGCCTAAATCCCTGCGCCTACCAGGAAGGGTTTGGCTTcctttcagccaatcagagaTGGAATCCCTTGCTCAGGAGGAGGATCTCAACAAGAGCTGGCCTTTGCCTTGGTCCCAGCAGATGGCCAATGAGGAGAAGAGGAACATAGTGGTAGCAGATGATGCGGCATTTCGGGAAAAGAGTAAATTATTAACCGCTATGGAACGACAAAAGTGGCTCAATTCTTACATGCAGAAACTGCTTGTGGTCAATTCCCAGTGA